One Parageobacillus sp. KH3-4 genomic region harbors:
- a CDS encoding YjcG family protein: protein MKYGIALFPSKRIQDFANSYRKRYDSHYALIPPHLTLKEPFEADDQQIQKIVKELRKIAAETDVIPLKVTKFSSFYPASNVIYLKVEPNETLQRLYERLHSGIFAGKPEYVFVPHITIGRDLPSAEYADVYGQLRMQNVHFEETVDRFHLLYQLENGAWTVYETFHLGEKEQE, encoded by the coding sequence ATGAAATATGGCATTGCTTTATTTCCTTCAAAGCGAATACAAGACTTTGCCAATTCATATAGAAAGCGCTACGATAGCCATTACGCCCTCATTCCGCCGCATTTAACATTAAAAGAACCTTTTGAAGCCGATGACCAGCAAATTCAAAAAATAGTGAAAGAATTGCGCAAAATCGCCGCGGAAACAGACGTCATCCCGTTAAAGGTGACAAAGTTCAGTTCTTTTTACCCAGCAAGCAATGTCATTTATTTAAAAGTGGAGCCGAACGAAACGTTGCAGCGCCTTTATGAACGGCTTCACAGCGGGATTTTTGCCGGTAAACCGGAATATGTATTCGTCCCGCATATCACCATCGGCCGTGATTTGCCAAGCGCTGAATATGCCGATGTGTATGGACAGCTGCGGATGCAAAACGTTCACTTCGAGGAAACCGTCGACCGCTTCCATCTTCTTTATCAATTGGAAAACGGCGCATGGACGGTATACGAAACATTTCATCTAGGAGAAAAGGAGCAGGAATAA
- a CDS encoding ATP-binding protein produces MKIYLKHHLISDSPYEMGSKNEIFVSQDDELFEQIVLEIVNGNPASFLISGYRGAGKTSFINKVKEKCLQKDSNILFVSLNFGKYEEFSLILRKIIREVYLAIDNKELVINRGTNSLSKNVKEQLEKDNPSLLRELELIYERTFYQVTESRKHSLQTEKSINQTITYNIKKSVISVGLLIAAVIDNEFKFVEKILGLNNTHLDKVILIVSAIWAAFESYKLGLSYSKKKTELNELSLSSLYDNEIAEFQLKKILNGLKHSGLKLVFIIDELDKIDDDEKLNSLINELKPLMLSGLASFILISGQKLYYKYQASHTIDDAVISSVFSKTIHVPLLSIKQFEELFKKILVKESDFSNTLLQDYINSIILQSNRLPRRFINLIRQNLTWEDKTSYITIDEDIANGLKTDTQLLEVIKDIEVKNIKEEKFDSGIKDFLITQLHIWTQKIKMNRYVSFTLHDICDLEQYSKEVHSSWYLTLLNKLALQLLDKLVERGLLEKEDKEVEEEIKVFYKWRDDAEVIVDEGIKPDDGRWVFIDNFVKLERMVRNIYNQLIQLGILEANNRTGTGFMMMIRDLEKFKILELRQFGNLVHRLNKLKNKITHGEEIDEDETDFMLDSQQALNYVERMIIEQLAYYFIRQHMSKMEIEVIRNEIPFDFLGIEKTNNLHICFEIKLIRKQYSYRDYIRRILFKFKEYISRNTHSYLVVLIYSEQNNNIYQEKFISDFKQIIVKEFNELRERIIWYSYIEFDISKLNKDIDLVLKKLT; encoded by the coding sequence TTGAAAATATACCTTAAACACCATCTCATAAGCGATTCCCCTTATGAGATGGGTTCTAAGAATGAAATATTTGTTTCTCAAGATGATGAACTATTTGAACAGATTGTGCTAGAAATAGTTAATGGAAATCCAGCTAGTTTCTTAATTTCAGGATATAGGGGGGCTGGGAAGACTTCATTCATTAACAAGGTTAAAGAAAAGTGTCTACAAAAAGACAGTAATATATTGTTTGTCTCCCTAAACTTCGGAAAATATGAAGAGTTCTCATTGATTCTTAGGAAGATAATAAGAGAAGTATACCTAGCAATTGACAATAAGGAGCTTGTTATAAATAGAGGGACGAATAGTTTGTCGAAGAATGTTAAGGAACAACTTGAGAAAGATAATCCTAGTTTACTAAGGGAACTGGAATTGATTTATGAAAGAACGTTTTATCAAGTCACAGAAAGTAGAAAGCATAGTCTGCAAACAGAAAAAAGTATTAACCAGACAATTACATATAATATAAAGAAATCAGTAATATCTGTCGGTCTCTTAATTGCTGCGGTGATAGACAATGAGTTTAAATTTGTTGAAAAAATATTGGGTTTAAATAATACACACTTGGATAAGGTCATTCTTATAGTTTCTGCAATTTGGGCAGCATTTGAGTCTTATAAGCTTGGATTAAGTTATAGTAAAAAGAAAACAGAATTAAATGAGCTAAGTCTCAGTTCTCTATATGACAATGAGATTGCAGAGTTTCAGCTAAAGAAGATACTTAATGGACTAAAGCATTCTGGACTGAAATTAGTATTTATTATTGATGAACTAGATAAGATTGATGATGATGAGAAACTAAATTCATTAATTAACGAATTAAAGCCGCTAATGCTATCGGGATTAGCTAGCTTTATACTAATCTCGGGTCAGAAGTTATATTATAAATATCAAGCTTCTCATACTATTGACGATGCAGTTATCTCTAGTGTTTTTTCTAAAACAATCCATGTTCCATTATTGTCAATTAAGCAGTTTGAGGAACTATTTAAAAAAATATTAGTGAAAGAAAGCGATTTCTCTAATACTTTATTACAGGATTATATTAACTCAATAATTCTACAATCTAATAGGTTGCCAAGGCGTTTTATAAATCTTATACGTCAAAATCTAACATGGGAAGATAAGACTAGCTATATAACCATTGATGAAGATATTGCAAACGGTCTTAAGACTGATACACAACTTTTAGAAGTAATTAAAGACATAGAAGTTAAGAATATCAAAGAAGAAAAGTTTGATAGCGGGATTAAAGATTTTCTAATAACCCAACTACATATATGGACTCAAAAAATTAAGATGAATAGATATGTTTCATTCACCTTACACGATATATGTGATTTAGAGCAGTACTCTAAAGAAGTACATTCTAGTTGGTATCTAACACTTTTGAATAAATTAGCATTACAACTACTCGACAAGTTGGTTGAGAGAGGTCTTCTTGAAAAAGAAGATAAGGAGGTAGAAGAGGAAATAAAAGTCTTTTACAAATGGAGAGACGATGCTGAGGTAATAGTTGATGAAGGAATTAAGCCTGATGATGGTAGATGGGTTTTCATAGATAATTTCGTAAAGTTAGAAAGGATGGTTAGAAATATTTACAATCAATTAATTCAACTGGGAATATTAGAAGCAAATAATCGAACAGGTACAGGCTTTATGATGATGATAAGAGACCTAGAAAAGTTTAAAATCTTAGAACTTCGGCAGTTCGGAAATTTAGTCCATCGTCTAAATAAGTTAAAAAATAAGATTACGCATGGAGAGGAAATTGATGAGGATGAAACTGACTTTATGCTCGATTCTCAACAAGCTCTGAATTATGTTGAGAGAATGATAATTGAACAACTTGCTTATTATTTTATAAGACAGCATATGAGCAAAATGGAAATAGAGGTTATAAGGAACGAAATTCCATTTGATTTTTTGGGTATAGAAAAGACAAATAATCTTCATATATGTTTTGAGATTAAGTTAATAAGAAAGCAATATTCTTATCGGGATTACATAAGAAGGATTCTTTTTAAATTTAAGGAATATATATCACGTAATACACATAGTTACCTAGTTGTTTTAATTTATTCTGAACAAAATAATAATATATACCAAGAAAAGTTTATAAGTGATTTTAAACAGATTATTGTGAAGGAATTTAATGAGTTGAGAGAGCGTATTATTTGGTACTCTTATATTGAATTTGATATAAGCAAGTTGAATAAAGACATAGACCTAGTCCTAAAAAAATTAACCTAA
- a CDS encoding helix-turn-helix domain-containing protein, which yields MEIYLYGILKTLENRAGFTMVSIKQLLEFSDLGRSAAHKIKQALTNLIQQQVIDVYDAVDFQNNLDISNVKSSDILYIKVNEIVTEKEPFVQIYTDEILKFMSTKMKSTKTDIFKQFLYLMGLVNQGKEYRKISFPNIETIVKDTGVSDRTVKNHTKTLEEHGFLYSNILVIGKENL from the coding sequence ATGGAAATTTACCTATACGGTATCTTAAAAACCTTAGAGAACCGTGCGGGGTTCACAATGGTGTCAATAAAGCAACTACTGGAGTTTAGTGATTTAGGACGGTCAGCAGCACATAAAATTAAACAAGCATTAACTAACTTAATACAACAACAGGTTATTGATGTATACGATGCAGTTGACTTTCAAAACAATCTTGACATCAGTAATGTCAAATCTTCTGATATCTTGTACATCAAGGTGAATGAGATAGTAACGGAAAAAGAGCCGTTTGTTCAGATTTATACAGATGAAATACTGAAATTTATGAGTACGAAGATGAAAAGTACGAAAACTGATATCTTCAAGCAGTTCCTTTATCTGATGGGATTAGTTAACCAAGGAAAAGAATATCGGAAAATAAGCTTTCCAAATATCGAGACAATTGTTAAAGATACTGGCGTTTCAGACCGTACTGTTAAGAATCACACAAAGACATTAGAAGAACATGGTTTTTTATATAGTAATATTTTGGTGATTGGGAAAGAAAATTTATAG
- a CDS encoding stage VI sporulation protein F: protein MDNQFFKNIEKKTGVNMRDVFELANSLQNANFKDEKTVRHVIHRVAQIANRKVPKELEDQIVKTIVQSGKQLDFNTIADMLGKK, encoded by the coding sequence ATGGATAATCAGTTTTTCAAAAATATTGAAAAGAAAACCGGCGTCAATATGAGAGATGTATTTGAATTAGCAAATTCCTTGCAAAATGCCAACTTTAAAGATGAAAAAACGGTGCGCCATGTGATTCATCGTGTCGCGCAAATCGCTAATCGGAAAGTGCCAAAAGAGCTGGAAGATCAAATCGTCAAAACAATCGTTCAAAGCGGCAAACAGCTTGACTTTAACACGATTGCTGACATGTTGGGCAAAAAGTAA
- a CDS encoding thioredoxin family protein: MKELQTAEQFQEAISGEKPVIVKFYTTWCPDCARMNMFIDDIVNEYAQYDWFEINRDNFPDLAEKYQVMGIPSLLVFRNGEKIAHLHSANAKTPEEVKQFLQSLTA; this comes from the coding sequence TTGAAAGAGCTACAAACAGCAGAACAATTCCAAGAGGCCATTTCCGGAGAAAAACCAGTAATTGTCAAATTTTATACGACATGGTGCCCAGACTGCGCAAGAATGAATATGTTTATCGATGATATCGTGAACGAATATGCGCAATACGATTGGTTCGAAATAAACCGCGACAATTTCCCAGATCTTGCTGAAAAATACCAAGTTATGGGCATCCCAAGTTTGCTCGTCTTCCGAAACGGAGAAAAAATTGCCCACCTTCATAGCGCCAACGCGAAAACACCAGAAGAAGTAAAACAATTTCTGCAGTCATTAACCGCATAA
- a CDS encoding methionine biosynthesis PLP-dependent protein, whose protein sequence is MEKMETLLAQIGNRSDTVTGTVNPPVYFSTAYRHEGIGQSTGFDYIRTGNPTRKIVEEAIAKLEGGDQGYAFSSGMAAIQTVLALFESGDEFLVSADLYGGTYRLFERGWRKYGLSFQYVDFRDMRLVENLITEKTKAIFLETPTNPLMQEADIAEVAKLAKKHGLILIVDNTFYTPVLQRPIEQGADIVIHSATKYLGGHNDVLAGLVVAKGEELCQRLAEYHNAIGAVLSPFDSWLLIRGMKTLALRMRQHEENAKRISEFLAAHEDITDVLYPGRGGMLSFRLRDEKWVNRFLQSLRIITFAESLGGVESFITYPATQTHADIPEEIRIANGICNRLLRFSVGIEHVEDLIADLSQALQKMKEV, encoded by the coding sequence ATGGAGAAAATGGAAACGCTGTTGGCACAAATCGGGAACCGCAGTGACACGGTGACAGGAACGGTCAATCCGCCCGTCTACTTTTCGACCGCGTACCGGCATGAAGGAATTGGCCAATCCACTGGATTTGACTATATTCGTACTGGCAATCCAACGCGGAAAATCGTGGAAGAAGCGATCGCGAAGCTAGAAGGCGGCGATCAAGGCTACGCGTTCAGCTCAGGCATGGCCGCGATTCAGACGGTTCTTGCGCTGTTTGAAAGCGGAGATGAATTTCTCGTTTCCGCCGATTTATATGGAGGGACATATCGTTTATTTGAACGGGGCTGGCGAAAATACGGCTTGTCTTTTCAATATGTAGATTTTCGCGATATGCGATTGGTCGAAAACTTGATCACCGAAAAAACGAAAGCGATTTTTTTAGAGACGCCGACGAACCCGTTAATGCAGGAAGCGGATATCGCGGAAGTGGCGAAGCTTGCGAAAAAACACGGGCTGATTCTCATTGTTGACAACACGTTTTACACGCCAGTTCTTCAGCGCCCGATCGAGCAAGGGGCCGATATCGTCATTCATAGCGCGACAAAATATTTAGGAGGCCACAACGATGTGCTGGCAGGCCTTGTCGTTGCGAAGGGGGAGGAGCTTTGTCAGCGGCTCGCGGAATATCACAATGCCATTGGCGCCGTGCTTTCGCCGTTTGATTCATGGCTGCTCATCCGCGGCATGAAGACGCTGGCGCTCCGCATGCGCCAGCACGAAGAAAACGCGAAACGCATCAGCGAATTTTTAGCTGCCCATGAAGATATTACCGACGTGTTATATCCGGGAAGAGGAGGCATGTTATCGTTCCGCTTGCGCGACGAAAAATGGGTGAACCGTTTTTTGCAAAGCTTGCGCATTATTACGTTCGCCGAAAGTTTGGGGGGAGTCGAAAGCTTTATTACGTATCCGGCGACGCAAACGCATGCTGATATTCCGGAAGAAATCCGCATCGCCAATGGCATCTGTAACCGGCTGCTTCGCTTCTCTGTCGGCATCGAGCATGTCGAAGATTTAATTGCCGACTTGTCGCAAGCGCTGCAAAAAATGAAGGAGGTGTAA
- the metC gene encoding cystathionine beta-lyase codes for MEQRVSFQTKLLHNKWKMDPQTGAVSVPIQHASTFHQFDFDTFGKYDYSRSGNPTREALEETIAALEGGVRGFAFSSGMAAISTAFLLLSKGDHVLVTEDVYGGTYRMITEVLSRFGIEYTFVDMTDLHEVASHIRPNTKVIYVETPSNPLLKVTDIRGIVKLAKANGCLTFLDNTFMTPALQRPLDLGVDVVLHSATKFLAGHSDVVAGLAVVKDEELAKQLYKLQNAFGAVLGVQDAWLVLRGLKTLHVRLKQSSESAFAIARYLAGHPKVEEVYYPGLAHHPGHSVQRYQASGFGAVLSFRLADEEAVRTFVKHVRIPVFAVSLGAVESILSYPAKMSHAAMPKEERERRGITDGLLRLSVGLEATDDLIADFEQALSHVKETPAVSTR; via the coding sequence ATGGAACAACGCGTCTCTTTTCAAACAAAACTGCTCCATAACAAATGGAAAATGGATCCGCAAACGGGAGCAGTCAGCGTGCCGATTCAGCACGCTTCCACGTTCCATCAATTTGATTTTGACACATTCGGCAAATATGATTATAGCCGTTCGGGTAATCCGACGCGTGAAGCGTTGGAAGAGACGATCGCAGCGTTAGAAGGCGGGGTGCGCGGCTTCGCCTTCTCATCCGGAATGGCGGCGATTTCCACCGCCTTTCTCCTTCTGTCCAAAGGCGATCATGTGCTCGTGACAGAAGACGTTTACGGCGGCACGTACCGCATGATTACCGAAGTATTGAGCCGCTTTGGCATTGAATATACGTTTGTCGATATGACCGATTTGCATGAAGTGGCATCCCATATCCGCCCGAACACAAAAGTCATTTACGTCGAAACGCCATCAAATCCGCTTTTAAAAGTGACGGATATTCGCGGCATCGTTAAGCTAGCAAAAGCAAACGGCTGTTTAACGTTTTTGGATAATACGTTTATGACTCCCGCGCTGCAGCGCCCGCTTGATCTCGGCGTCGATGTCGTTCTCCATAGCGCGACGAAATTTTTGGCGGGGCATAGCGACGTCGTTGCCGGCCTTGCTGTTGTCAAAGACGAGGAACTGGCTAAACAGCTGTATAAATTGCAAAACGCTTTTGGGGCGGTGCTGGGCGTGCAAGACGCATGGCTCGTGCTGCGCGGGCTAAAAACGCTGCACGTCCGCCTCAAGCAGTCGTCGGAATCGGCGTTTGCTATCGCCCGCTATTTAGCTGGCCATCCGAAAGTGGAGGAAGTGTATTATCCGGGGCTTGCGCACCATCCTGGCCATTCGGTCCAACGTTATCAAGCATCAGGATTTGGCGCGGTGTTATCGTTCCGCCTTGCCGATGAAGAAGCGGTCCGGACGTTTGTGAAACATGTCCGCATTCCTGTATTTGCCGTCAGCTTAGGTGCGGTCGAATCGATTTTATCGTATCCTGCCAAAATGTCGCATGCGGCAATGCCAAAGGAAGAACGGGAGCGGCGCGGCATCACGGACGGCTTGTTGCGCCTCAGCGTCGGGCTTGAAGCCACTGACGATTTAATCGCCGATTTCGAGCAAGCCTTATCCCATGTCAAAGAAACGCCAGCAGTTTCTACCCGTTAA
- a CDS encoding site-specific integrase encodes MNPRNLLRTFNNLVTKANLPKIRFHDLRHTHASLMLQQGENIKLISERLGHSSVKITLDIYSHVLPNMQKEASNRLASQLFNS; translated from the coding sequence ATCAACCCAAGAAACTTACTAAGAACATTCAATAACTTGGTTACAAAAGCAAATCTACCTAAAATCCGATTCCATGATTTAAGACATACACATGCAAGTTTAATGCTACAACAGGGTGAAAACATTAAATTAATATCGGAGCGGTTGGGTCACAGTAGTGTGAAAATTACGTTGGATATCTATTCACATGTTTTACCTAACATGCAAAAAGAAGCGTCTAACCGTCTTGCAAGTCAACTATTTAATAGCTAG
- a CDS encoding YjcZ family sporulation protein has translation MGFGCGCGFGGFGGFGGYGYGGGYGSSFVLIVVLFILLIIVGAAFVG, from the coding sequence ATGGGCTTTGGTTGCGGTTGCGGCTTTGGAGGTTTTGGCGGTTTTGGCGGCTACGGCTATGGCGGTGGCTATGGCAGTAGCTTTGTGTTGATTGTCGTGCTGTTTATTTTATTAATTATTGTCGGTGCTGCGTTTGTAGGCTGA
- a CDS encoding GNAT family N-acetyltransferase: MNVAIGGKNDTPLYKDALLVRRIVFIEEQHVPEEEEIDEFEQEATHFVLYDGEKPVGAGRLRTIDDGVGKIERICVLPQYRGRGAGKQLMEMIEMFAKEQGIRKVKLNAQTHAEPFYQKLGYHTVSDVFMDAGIPHVTMVKSLL, from the coding sequence ATGAACGTCGCAATCGGGGGAAAAAACGATACGCCTTTATATAAAGATGCATTGCTTGTCCGGCGAATCGTATTTATCGAGGAGCAACATGTTCCAGAAGAAGAAGAAATCGACGAATTTGAGCAAGAAGCTACACATTTCGTTTTGTACGACGGGGAAAAACCGGTCGGCGCCGGCAGACTTCGCACGATCGATGACGGTGTCGGTAAAATCGAACGAATTTGCGTTTTGCCGCAATATCGCGGCCGCGGGGCAGGAAAGCAGCTGATGGAAATGATCGAGATGTTTGCGAAAGAACAAGGCATCCGAAAAGTAAAACTAAATGCGCAAACACATGCAGAGCCGTTTTATCAGAAACTTGGATATCACACCGTTTCCGACGTGTTTATGGATGCTGGAATTCCTCATGTAACAATGGTAAAGTCGCTTCTTTAA
- a CDS encoding helix-turn-helix transcriptional regulator: MSLSNNIRILFGKNVRKIRISMGISQEELAFRCGLHRTYISDIERGTRNVSLENIERIAHALNVTPKDLFDFSSIEPKDDHET, translated from the coding sequence GTGTCTTTGTCAAATAATATCAGAATTTTGTTCGGAAAAAACGTTCGCAAAATCAGGATTTCAATGGGGATTTCACAGGAAGAATTAGCTTTCCGTTGTGGGTTACATAGAACCTACATTTCTGATATTGAGCGTGGGACACGGAATGTATCCTTGGAAAACATCGAAAGGATAGCCCATGCCCTCAATGTTACCCCAAAGGATTTGTTCGATTTTTCTTCCATCGAACCCAAAGATGACCACGAAACATAA
- a CDS encoding site-specific DNA-methyltransferase, protein MRFFSVFDLVVHHARLRGHSETQMYSFFRKHGIKKSDLLCTKDTGMIPTDERLLGAILNYLDMSKLELELALGRIPSGYEQAYLQNVKEIAKLLESSKPSTNNDSVPPTVQPYFSTEYGKLFKGDCLKLFKMVPDESVDCIFADPPFNLDKEYDDGVDDSKSYSTYISWCFAWLDECVRVLKPGGSLFIYNIPKWHTYLSNYLNNKLNFWAWIAVDMKFNLPIPNRLYPAHYSLLYYVKGNKPKTFNPQRIPLQTCRHCGGEIKDYGGYKNKMNPNGVNISDVWTDIYPVRHRNSKNRKYNELPVKLLDRVITMSTNENDVVLDPFGGSGTTFAVSELLKRRWIGFEIGNCEVIKERLKNKEKDIELLNRVYEEKNKLFPDKVKELRRRNGFWLAEDFMEKEEPTEPEQISLTL, encoded by the coding sequence ATGCGTTTCTTTAGTGTTTTTGATTTGGTTGTTCATCACGCAAGGCTCAGAGGGCATTCCGAAACGCAAATGTATTCGTTTTTCCGAAAACATGGCATAAAAAAATCGGACTTACTTTGTACAAAAGATACTGGAATGATTCCTACTGATGAGCGTTTGCTTGGTGCAATTCTTAATTATCTCGATATGTCCAAATTAGAACTTGAATTAGCTTTGGGAAGAATACCCTCTGGGTATGAACAGGCTTATTTACAAAATGTGAAGGAAATTGCAAAGTTACTTGAAAGCAGCAAACCGTCCACAAATAATGATTCCGTTCCACCAACTGTTCAACCTTATTTTTCAACAGAATATGGAAAATTATTTAAAGGGGACTGCTTAAAGTTATTCAAGATGGTTCCAGATGAAAGTGTAGACTGTATTTTTGCAGACCCGCCTTTTAACCTCGACAAAGAATATGATGACGGAGTGGATGACAGTAAATCCTACAGCACATACATTAGTTGGTGCTTTGCGTGGCTTGACGAATGTGTAAGAGTTTTAAAGCCAGGTGGTTCACTATTCATTTACAACATCCCAAAGTGGCACACATATCTGTCCAACTACTTAAATAACAAGTTGAATTTTTGGGCTTGGATAGCCGTTGACATGAAATTCAACCTACCAATCCCGAACCGACTTTACCCTGCACATTACAGCCTTCTCTATTATGTAAAGGGAAATAAGCCAAAGACTTTCAATCCTCAACGGATACCATTACAAACATGCCGTCATTGTGGTGGGGAAATTAAGGATTATGGCGGATACAAAAATAAGATGAATCCAAACGGAGTAAACATATCTGACGTTTGGACAGACATTTATCCAGTTAGACATAGAAATTCTAAGAACAGGAAGTACAACGAATTACCTGTTAAACTGCTAGACCGTGTAATAACCATGAGTACCAACGAGAATGACGTTGTTCTTGACCCTTTTGGGGGTAGCGGTACAACATTCGCTGTTAGTGAATTGTTAAAACGAAGATGGATTGGATTTGAAATAGGTAATTGTGAAGTCATAAAGGAAAGGCTTAAAAATAAGGAAAAAGACATTGAATTGCTGAACAGAGTGTACGAGGAAAAGAATAAGCTGTTTCCCGACAAAGTAAAGGAATTACGAAGACGGAATGGTTTTTGGTTGGCAGAAGACTTTATGGAAAAAGAAGAACCAACCGAACCCGAACAAATATCACTCACGTTGTAA
- a CDS encoding Arm DNA-binding domain-containing protein: MRGSVKKDKKTGKYYFVIDIGKDPLTGKRKQKKKRGFKTKKEAEKALAALLNELNEGTYIEPSK; encoded by the coding sequence ATGCGAGGAAGTGTAAAAAAAGACAAAAAAACAGGTAAGTATTATTTTGTAATCGATATTGGAAAAGACCCATTGACTGGAAAGCGTAAACAGAAAAAGAAAAGAGGCTTCAAGACTAAGAAAGAAGCGGAAAAAGCTCTAGCAGCTCTGTTAAACGAATTAAATGAGGGTACTTATATTGAACCTTCTAAATAA
- a CDS encoding alpha/beta hydrolase-fold protein, with translation MAAAKGTMRDYTIYSNELNEEITLLAYLPSTFSPFHKYSLLIAQDGKDYFMYGKMKSVIEQLMESGKIDRTIVVGIPYRDVKDRYEKYHPNGKKNSRYLRFLAHELVPFLDQTFPTYQIGKGRALIGDSLGGTVSLMAGLLYPHTFGKIAMQSPYIDEGIIAKIQQFAGPPLLQIYHSVGENETAVKTTDGNVRDFITPNRKAKEAFLQKGFLYEYHEFAGGHAWTYWQPDVPLAVERILAL, from the coding sequence ATGGCAGCAGCAAAAGGGACAATGCGCGATTATACAATTTACAGCAACGAACTGAACGAGGAAATAACACTGCTTGCCTATTTGCCCAGCACGTTTTCTCCGTTTCATAAATATTCTCTTTTGATCGCGCAAGATGGGAAAGATTATTTTATGTACGGGAAAATGAAAAGCGTCATCGAACAGCTGATGGAAAGCGGCAAGATTGATCGCACCATCGTCGTTGGCATTCCGTACCGTGATGTCAAAGACCGCTATGAGAAATATCATCCGAATGGAAAGAAAAACAGCCGCTATTTGCGTTTTTTGGCGCACGAGCTCGTGCCGTTTCTCGATCAAACGTTTCCTACGTACCAAATCGGAAAAGGACGCGCGCTCATCGGCGACTCCCTCGGCGGCACCGTATCGCTAATGGCAGGACTATTGTATCCGCATACATTTGGAAAAATCGCGATGCAGTCGCCATATATAGACGAAGGGATCATCGCGAAAATTCAGCAGTTTGCCGGCCCACCATTATTGCAGATTTACCATTCGGTAGGCGAAAACGAAACGGCGGTCAAAACGACGGATGGAAACGTGCGCGATTTTATCACGCCAAACCGAAAGGCGAAAGAAGCGTTTTTGCAAAAAGGTTTTTTATACGAATACCACGAATTTGCCGGCGGCCATGCATGGACGTATTGGCAGCCTGATGTCCCGCTCGCGGTTGAGCGCATCCTTGCTTTGTAA
- a CDS encoding site-specific integrase, protein MELLKKNPASSIEKPKWDSKEITIWNLQQVTSFLKVAKSSPYYIAFLLAIMTGMRQGEILALRWKDIDFENECLYVRQTLTHDGKEFKDGAKSKAGNRSIGLDTYTISILKQQRKKSCCK, encoded by the coding sequence ATGGAACTACTTAAGAAGAATCCTGCTTCATCTATCGAAAAACCTAAATGGGATAGTAAAGAAATTACAATATGGAATCTACAACAAGTGACTTCATTTCTTAAGGTTGCAAAATCCAGTCCTTACTATATAGCTTTCCTCCTTGCTATCATGACAGGAATGAGACAAGGAGAGATACTAGCACTGCGCTGGAAAGACATTGACTTTGAAAATGAATGCCTTTATGTAAGACAAACCCTTACACATGATGGAAAAGAATTTAAAGATGGAGCTAAAAGCAAGGCAGGCAATCGCTCAATTGGTTTAGACACTTATACCATATCGATTCTTAAACAACAAAGAAAAAAAAGTTGTTGCAAATAA